One window from the genome of Pseudomonas fluorescens encodes:
- a CDS encoding aldehyde dehydrogenase — MLDVPLLIGGQSCPARDGRTFERCNPVTGEVVSRVAAATLEDADAAVAAAQAAFPAWAALAPNERRTRLLRAAEQLQARSGEFIAAAGETGAMANWYGFNVHLAANMLREAASMTTQINGEIIPSDVPGSFAMALRQPCGVVLGIAPWNAPVILATRAIAMPLACGNTVVLKASEISPAVHRLIGQVLQDAGLGDGVVNVICNAPADAPAIVERLIANPAVRRVNFTGSTHVGRIVGELSARHLKPALLELGGKAPLLVLDDADLDAAVQAAAFGAYFNQGQICMSTERLIVDARVADAFIAKLTAKIATLRAGDPAAGDSVLGSLVDASAGQRIKGLIDDALAKGATLVTGGQLEGSILQPTLLDGVTAQMRLYREESFGPVAVLLRGEGDEALLRLANDSEFGLSAAIFSRDTTRALALAQRVESGICHINGPTVHDEAQMPFGGVKSSGYGSFGGKASIEHFTQLRWVTLQNGPRHYPI; from the coding sequence ATGCTGGACGTGCCCCTGTTGATTGGCGGCCAGTCGTGCCCGGCCCGCGACGGCCGGACCTTCGAGCGCTGCAACCCGGTGACCGGTGAGGTGGTGTCTCGCGTGGCCGCCGCCACCCTGGAAGATGCCGATGCCGCCGTGGCCGCCGCCCAAGCGGCGTTTCCTGCCTGGGCCGCGCTGGCACCCAACGAACGCCGCACGCGTCTGCTGCGGGCTGCCGAGCAGTTGCAGGCCCGCAGTGGCGAGTTTATCGCCGCGGCCGGCGAGACTGGCGCCATGGCCAACTGGTACGGTTTCAATGTGCACCTGGCGGCGAACATGCTGCGCGAAGCGGCGTCCATGACCACCCAGATCAACGGCGAAATCATTCCATCCGACGTGCCAGGCAGTTTCGCCATGGCCCTGCGTCAGCCCTGTGGCGTGGTGTTGGGCATCGCGCCCTGGAACGCCCCGGTGATTCTCGCCACCCGCGCCATCGCCATGCCCCTGGCCTGCGGTAACACCGTGGTGCTCAAGGCTTCCGAGATCAGCCCGGCGGTGCACCGGTTGATCGGCCAGGTGTTGCAGGACGCCGGGCTGGGTGACGGTGTGGTCAATGTCATCTGTAACGCACCGGCGGATGCGCCGGCCATTGTCGAACGGTTGATCGCCAACCCGGCGGTGCGCCGGGTCAATTTCACCGGTTCGACCCACGTCGGACGCATCGTCGGCGAACTCTCGGCGCGCCATCTCAAACCAGCGTTGCTGGAACTGGGCGGCAAGGCGCCGTTGCTGGTGCTGGATGACGCCGACCTGGACGCCGCCGTGCAAGCGGCCGCCTTCGGAGCCTACTTCAACCAGGGCCAGATCTGCATGTCCACCGAGCGATTGATCGTCGACGCCCGCGTGGCGGATGCGTTCATCGCCAAGCTGACCGCCAAGATCGCCACCTTGCGTGCCGGTGATCCGGCGGCTGGCGATTCGGTGCTGGGCTCGTTGGTCGATGCCAGTGCCGGCCAGCGCATCAAGGGACTGATCGACGATGCCTTGGCCAAAGGCGCAACGCTGGTCACCGGGGGCCAGTTGGAAGGCAGCATTCTGCAGCCGACCTTGCTCGACGGTGTCACTGCGCAGATGCGCCTGTACCGTGAGGAATCCTTCGGGCCAGTGGCGGTGCTGTTACGCGGTGAGGGCGATGAAGCGCTGTTGCGCCTGGCCAACGATTCCGAGTTCGGCCTGTCGGCTGCCATCTTCAGCCGCGACACCACCCGCGCGTTGGCCTTGGCCCAGCGGGTCGAGTCGGGCATTTGCCACATCAACGGGCCGACCGTGCACGACGAAGCGCAGATGCCCTTCGGCGGGGTCAAGTCCAGTGGTTATGGCAGCTTCGGCGGCAAGGCGTCCATCGAGCATTTCACCCAGTTGCGTTGGGTGACCTTGCAGAACGGTCCCCGGCATTACCCGATCTGA
- a CDS encoding MarR family winged helix-turn-helix transcriptional regulator, whose protein sequence is MAKSSKLAEPAEPLVAGTDAQVPLDSALDDLIGYALRRAQLKLFQNLIGRLAVHDLRPAQFSALAIIDQNPGLMQADLAKALAIEPPQVVPLLNKLESRALAVRVRCKPDKRSYGIFLSKTGETLLKELKQIAAQSDLDSTAALSGAEREELLRLLKKVYQ, encoded by the coding sequence ATGGCCAAGTCTTCCAAGCTTGCCGAACCCGCCGAGCCCCTGGTCGCCGGTACCGACGCACAGGTGCCGCTGGACTCCGCGTTGGACGACCTGATCGGTTACGCCCTGCGCCGCGCCCAGCTGAAGCTGTTCCAGAACCTGATTGGCCGGCTCGCCGTCCACGATCTGCGGCCCGCCCAGTTCTCGGCCCTGGCAATCATCGACCAGAATCCCGGCCTGATGCAGGCCGACCTGGCCAAGGCCCTGGCGATCGAACCGCCGCAAGTGGTGCCGCTGCTCAATAAGCTGGAAAGCCGGGCCCTGGCGGTGCGCGTGCGCTGCAAGCCGGACAAGCGCTCCTATGGGATCTTCCTGAGCAAGACCGGCGAAACCCTGCTCAAGGAGCTCAAGCAAATCGCCGCCCAGAGCGACCTTGACTCCACCGCTGCCCTCTCAGGGGCTGAGCGCGAGGAGTTGCTGCGGTTGTTGAAGAAGGTCTACCAGTAG
- a CDS encoding feruloyl-CoA synthase, translated as MSSESRSSSRPEAGRYRQVSIGHPAVEVREERGILHMRSLESLAPLPARLLERLVHWAEVRPQQTFIAAREAGGDWRRVSYAQMLDSVRAIAQSLLSYGLSAEKPLALLSGNDIEHLQMALGAMYAGIPYCPVSPAYSLLSQDFAKLRHVCDLLQPGLVFVSEAAPFERAINAVLPANVPLVTVRGEMAGRSRTSFASLLAQPGGSEAEQAFAATGPDSIAKFLFTSGSTKLPKAVITTQRMLCANQQMLLQTFPVFGEAPPVLVDWLPWNHTFGGSHNVGIVLYNGGTFYLDDGKPTAQGFAETLRNLKEISPTAYLTVPKGWEELVSALEQDGELRERFFKRISLFFFAAAGLSQSTWDRLDKVAEQHCGERIRMMAGLGMTEASPSCTFTTGPLSMAGYIGLPAPGCEVRLVPVDGKFEGRFRGPHIMPGYWRSPQQTAEVFDEDGFYCSGDAIKLADASNPQLGLMFDGRIAEDFKLSSGVFVSVGPLRNRAVLEGTPYVQDLVITAPDRECLGALVFPRLAECRRLSGLGANASDAQVLASPPVRQWFADWLQRLNRAASGNASRVEWIALLDEPASIDRGEITDKGSINQRAVLQWRAGKVEALYRGEDASILRAGPAA; from the coding sequence GTGAGTTCCGAGTCCAGATCGTCCTCCCGACCCGAGGCCGGGCGTTATCGCCAGGTGTCGATTGGTCATCCTGCCGTCGAAGTCCGGGAAGAGCGCGGCATTTTGCACATGCGCTCCCTGGAATCCCTGGCCCCGTTGCCGGCGCGTTTACTCGAGCGCCTGGTGCACTGGGCCGAGGTGCGCCCGCAGCAGACGTTCATCGCGGCCCGTGAAGCGGGCGGTGACTGGCGTCGTGTCAGCTATGCGCAGATGCTCGACAGTGTCCGGGCCATCGCCCAAAGCCTGCTCAGCTATGGTTTGTCAGCGGAAAAACCCTTGGCGCTGCTCTCCGGCAACGACATCGAACACCTGCAAATGGCCCTCGGCGCGATGTACGCCGGCATTCCCTATTGCCCGGTGTCGCCGGCTTATTCATTGCTGTCCCAGGATTTCGCCAAGCTGCGCCATGTGTGCGACCTGTTGCAGCCGGGGTTGGTGTTTGTCAGCGAAGCCGCCCCGTTCGAACGAGCGATCAATGCCGTATTGCCGGCGAACGTTCCCCTGGTCACGGTGCGCGGCGAGATGGCGGGCCGCTCCAGGACAAGCTTCGCCAGCCTGTTGGCCCAACCCGGCGGCTCGGAGGCCGAGCAGGCGTTCGCCGCCACCGGCCCGGACAGCATCGCCAAGTTCCTGTTCACCTCGGGCTCCACCAAGCTGCCCAAGGCCGTGATCACCACCCAGCGTATGTTGTGCGCCAATCAGCAAATGCTGCTGCAAACCTTTCCGGTGTTCGGCGAGGCACCGCCGGTGCTGGTGGACTGGCTGCCGTGGAACCATACGTTCGGCGGCAGCCACAACGTCGGCATCGTGCTGTACAACGGCGGCACGTTCTACCTGGACGATGGCAAACCCACCGCCCAGGGCTTCGCCGAGACCCTGCGCAATCTCAAGGAAATTTCCCCCACCGCCTACCTGACCGTACCCAAGGGCTGGGAAGAATTGGTCAGCGCCTTGGAGCAGGACGGTGAGTTGCGCGAGCGTTTCTTCAAGCGCATCAGCCTGTTCTTCTTTGCCGCGGCGGGCTTGTCCCAAAGTACCTGGGATCGGCTCGATAAGGTTGCCGAGCAGCATTGCGGAGAACGTATCCGCATGATGGCGGGCCTGGGCATGACCGAAGCGTCGCCGTCCTGCACCTTCACCACCGGGCCCTTGTCCATGGCCGGCTACATCGGTCTTCCGGCGCCCGGCTGCGAGGTCCGGCTGGTGCCGGTGGATGGCAAGTTCGAAGGGCGTTTTCGCGGGCCGCACATCATGCCTGGCTACTGGCGTTCGCCGCAGCAGACCGCCGAAGTGTTCGACGAGGACGGTTTCTATTGCTCGGGGGATGCGATCAAACTGGCCGATGCCAGCAATCCGCAACTGGGGCTGATGTTCGACGGGCGGATTGCCGAGGACTTCAAATTGTCTTCCGGTGTCTTCGTCAGCGTCGGGCCGTTGCGTAACCGGGCGGTGTTGGAAGGCACACCCTACGTCCAGGACCTGGTGATCACCGCCCCGGATCGCGAGTGCCTGGGTGCGTTGGTGTTTCCACGACTTGCTGAGTGCCGGCGCCTGTCAGGCCTGGGCGCGAACGCCAGCGACGCCCAGGTCCTCGCCAGCCCGCCGGTACGCCAATGGTTCGCCGACTGGCTGCAACGCCTGAACCGCGCAGCCAGCGGCAACGCCAGTCGCGTGGAGTGGATAGCCTTGCTCGATGAACCGGCGTCCATCGACCGTGGTGAAATCACCGACAAGGGATCGATCAACCAACGGGCGGTGTTGCAGTGGCGGGCGGGGAAGGTGGAGGCGTTGTACCGCGGGGAGGATGCGTCGATCCTGCGGGCGGGACCCGCCGCTTAA
- a CDS encoding carbon-nitrogen hydrolase family protein: MPKSIVAALQIGSLPDGKGETLAQILSYEDAIRQAGARLVVMPEALLGGYPKGEGFGTQLGYRLPEGREAFARYFANALDVPGVETEALAGLSARTGASLVLGVIERVGSTLYCTALYFEPDAGLVARHRKLMPTGTERLIWGKGDGSTLPVIDSQVGRVGAAVCWENMMPLLRTAMYAKGVEVWCAPTVDEREMWQVTMRHIAHEGRCFVVSACQVQASPQALGIDVAHWPVERPLIAGGSVIVGPMGDVLAGPLKDTAGLLTAEIDTDDLVRARYDYDVVGHYARPDVFELVVDERAKPGVRFTA, from the coding sequence ATGCCCAAATCCATTGTGGCTGCCCTGCAGATCGGCTCGTTGCCTGACGGCAAGGGCGAGACCCTGGCGCAGATCCTTTCCTACGAAGACGCCATTCGCCAGGCCGGCGCGCGCCTGGTGGTGATGCCTGAAGCGTTGCTCGGTGGTTATCCCAAGGGCGAGGGGTTCGGGACGCAACTGGGTTACCGGCTGCCGGAGGGGCGTGAAGCGTTCGCCCGCTATTTTGCCAATGCCCTTGATGTGCCCGGTGTGGAAACCGAAGCGCTGGCCGGGCTGTCGGCGCGTACGGGGGCGAGCCTGGTGCTGGGCGTCATCGAGCGTGTCGGCAGCACTCTCTACTGCACTGCACTGTATTTCGAGCCCGACGCGGGCCTGGTGGCACGGCACCGCAAGTTGATGCCCACCGGTACCGAACGGCTGATCTGGGGCAAAGGCGATGGTTCGACCTTGCCGGTGATCGACAGCCAGGTTGGCCGGGTCGGCGCGGCGGTGTGCTGGGAAAACATGATGCCGCTGTTGCGCACCGCGATGTACGCCAAGGGGGTGGAGGTCTGGTGTGCGCCCACGGTGGATGAGCGGGAGATGTGGCAGGTGACCATGCGGCATATCGCCCACGAAGGGCGTTGTTTTGTGGTCAGTGCCTGTCAGGTCCAGGCTTCGCCGCAGGCGTTGGGTATCGACGTCGCGCACTGGCCGGTCGAGCGGCCGCTGATTGCCGGTGGCAGCGTGATTGTCGGGCCCATGGGCGATGTGCTCGCCGGACCACTGAAAGACACTGCCGGGCTACTGACCGCCGAAATCGACACCGATGACCTGGTGCGGGCGCGCTACGACTATGACGTGGTCGGGCACTACGCCAGGCCGGATGTGTTCGAGCTGGTGGTGGACGAGCGCGCCAAGCCTGGCGTGCGCTTTACGGCGTGA
- a CDS encoding helix-turn-helix transcriptional regulator: protein MSRTTRLLTLLQVLRGKRCPVTAATLAGELNVSERTLYRDIAELTALGAPIQGEAGIGYVLRSGLFLPPLMFTADEIEAIVLGLRYVDQRADEVLGKAAADALAKVAAVLAPDVRDALRNPTVLPGPPGYGYPQNTVELNVYRQAIRAQAKLHIDYADVNKTPSQRLIWPLALGFFNEARVVVAWCELRGAYRTFRTDRIASATEQGERYPGRRSDLLRDWFALMKLDETGRFTPDKN from the coding sequence GTGTCGCGTACCACTCGGCTGCTCACTTTGCTGCAAGTCTTGCGGGGCAAGCGTTGCCCGGTCACCGCTGCGACGTTGGCGGGTGAACTGAATGTATCCGAGCGTACCTTGTACCGCGACATTGCCGAACTCACGGCCCTCGGCGCGCCGATCCAGGGCGAGGCGGGCATTGGTTATGTATTGCGTAGCGGCCTGTTCCTGCCGCCGCTGATGTTCACCGCCGATGAAATCGAAGCCATTGTGCTGGGTTTGCGCTACGTGGATCAGCGCGCCGACGAGGTGCTGGGCAAGGCGGCCGCCGACGCCCTGGCGAAGGTCGCCGCCGTGCTGGCCCCGGATGTGCGGGATGCGTTACGCAACCCGACGGTACTGCCTGGCCCGCCGGGTTATGGTTATCCGCAGAACACCGTGGAGCTGAATGTCTACCGCCAGGCCATTCGTGCCCAGGCCAAGCTGCACATCGACTACGCCGACGTGAACAAGACCCCGAGCCAACGCCTGATCTGGCCGCTGGCCCTGGGCTTTTTCAACGAGGCGCGGGTGGTGGTGGCCTGGTGCGAGTTGCGCGGCGCCTACCGGACCTTTCGCACCGACCGGATTGCCTCGGCCACCGAGCAGGGCGAGCGGTATCCGGGCCGGCGCAGCGATTTGTTGCGGGACTGGTTTGCGTTGATGAAGCTGGACGAAACCGGGCGGTTCACTCCTGACAAAAACTGA
- a CDS encoding LysR family transcriptional regulator yields MSPMNIADIDLNLLKTFEALHDESSASRAALRLGVTQSAISAALRRLRGLYDDQLFVRTGRGLAPTLRANQLKPVISEALDKCRQSLAMVDPDASHYDGRSVIVGLSDDFEIAHGRRLIDEVARRAPGLRLIFRQTHSQIVGRALMERDLDLAITAGGFAQRLLSRQVLGEGDYACLLDAASLTHGQQSLSLEAFVAREHLLVSSGGFIGITDEGLAGLGLSRRVCASTTHFAALPFLLKGSQAVATIPAHAARAIADLSGLALLPCPLALPRYPIELGWRTHTQMDPAMLKVREAISATFA; encoded by the coding sequence ATGAGCCCCATGAATATCGCCGACATCGACCTCAATCTGCTCAAGACTTTCGAAGCCCTGCATGACGAATCCAGCGCCAGCCGCGCCGCCCTGCGCCTGGGCGTGACCCAGTCGGCCATCAGCGCCGCATTGCGCAGGCTCCGCGGGTTGTATGACGATCAACTATTCGTGCGCACGGGTCGGGGGCTGGCGCCGACGCTGCGGGCCAACCAGCTGAAACCGGTGATCAGCGAAGCCCTGGACAAATGTCGCCAGAGCCTGGCGATGGTCGACCCGGATGCCAGCCATTATGACGGCCGCTCGGTCATCGTCGGCCTGTCGGATGATTTCGAGATTGCCCATGGGCGGCGCCTGATCGACGAAGTGGCCCGACGTGCGCCGGGCCTGCGCTTGATTTTCCGTCAGACCCACAGCCAGATCGTCGGCCGGGCCTTGATGGAGCGCGATCTCGACCTGGCGATCACGGCGGGTGGTTTCGCGCAGCGGCTGCTCAGCCGCCAGGTATTGGGTGAAGGCGATTACGCCTGCCTGTTGGACGCGGCGAGCCTGACACACGGCCAACAATCCCTCAGCCTGGAGGCGTTCGTGGCCCGCGAGCATCTGCTGGTGTCTTCGGGGGGCTTCATCGGCATCACCGACGAAGGATTGGCCGGGCTTGGCCTGAGTCGGCGAGTCTGTGCCTCGACCACCCACTTTGCCGCGCTGCCATTCCTGCTCAAGGGCAGCCAGGCCGTAGCGACGATTCCCGCCCACGCTGCCCGGGCCATTGCCGACCTCAGCGGCCTGGCCTTGCTGCCCTGCCCCCTGGCCTTGCCCCGCTACCCCATCGAACTGGGCTGGCGGACCCACACGCAAATGGATCCGGCAATGCTCAAGGTGCGCGAGGCCATTAGCGCGACGTTTGCCTGA
- a CDS encoding nuclear transport factor 2 family protein: MSNPVSSLAPAIAGYIAAANARDSSAVTRFFAEDANVFDEGQHRVGTQAIAQWMEDTAQRFQPRVEVLNVQQRTGKVLVQNLISGTFPGSPLELRYTFRLDEQGKISRLDISI; this comes from the coding sequence ATGTCCAATCCCGTCTCTTCCCTGGCCCCGGCCATCGCCGGCTACATCGCGGCTGCCAATGCCCGTGACAGTTCGGCGGTGACGCGTTTCTTCGCCGAGGATGCCAACGTGTTCGATGAAGGCCAGCACCGCGTTGGCACCCAGGCCATCGCCCAATGGATGGAAGACACCGCCCAGCGATTCCAGCCGCGGGTGGAAGTCCTCAATGTGCAGCAGCGCACTGGCAAGGTGCTGGTGCAGAACCTGATCTCCGGAACATTCCCCGGCAGCCCGCTGGAGTTGCGTTATACCTTTCGGCTCGATGAGCAGGGCAAGATCAGTCGGTTGGATATCTCGATTTAA
- a CDS encoding LEA type 2 family protein — translation MRRILGLSVFLILLSLSACALFPNRDPLNINVVGIEPLPNQGLEVRFAVKLRVQNPNETAIDYNGVALDLEVNGRTLATGVSDQTGSIPRFSEAIVSVPVSISAFSVLRQTLGLSQTQSLDNLPYVLKGKLAGGVFGTMRFVDRGTLELPGSAATW, via the coding sequence ATGCGCAGAATCCTCGGCCTTTCCGTATTCCTGATCCTGCTCAGCCTCAGCGCCTGCGCCCTCTTCCCGAACCGTGACCCGCTGAACATCAACGTGGTCGGCATCGAACCGCTGCCCAACCAGGGCCTGGAAGTACGCTTCGCCGTGAAGCTGCGCGTGCAGAACCCCAACGAAACCGCCATCGACTACAACGGCGTGGCGCTGGACCTGGAGGTCAACGGCCGTACGCTGGCGACAGGGGTCAGTGACCAGACCGGCTCGATCCCGCGCTTTTCCGAAGCGATCGTGAGCGTCCCGGTGAGCATTTCGGCGTTTTCCGTGCTGCGCCAGACCCTGGGCCTGAGCCAGACCCAAAGCCTGGACAACCTGCCCTATGTGCTCAAGGGCAAACTCGCCGGCGGCGTGTTCGGCACCATGCGCTTCGTCGACCGCGGGACCCTCGAACTGCCGGGCTCCGCGGCGACGTGGTGA
- the zapE gene encoding cell division protein ZapE — protein MTFDSPLTAWQHAIEHHGFVQDEAQELAIMALEQCHQALHEGRKSIKGVYLWGPVGRGKTWLMDRFYESLKVPARRQHFHHFMAWVHQRSFQLTGTPDPLQALARELSAEVRVLCFDELFVNDIGDAIILGRLFQVMFELGMVMVSTSNLPPEELYANGHNRERFLPTITAIKQHMQIVPVNGWQDHRQHPGQLQQRYWLRDPGQPDPLGDVFSLLTTGQASSRAPIDVGHRLLEPVQASDTVLWSRYADLCEQPFSALDFMALCDRFSVILLSDVPCLSAEQREGRIARGTEDGVERVVAGDRELPQLSVHDDGVRRFIALVDECYDRKVPLCLSAAVPMDELYTEGYLQFPFRRTLSRLQEMQMQRFGQPA, from the coding sequence ATGACTTTCGACTCCCCCTTGACTGCCTGGCAGCATGCCATCGAACACCACGGCTTCGTCCAGGACGAGGCCCAGGAATTGGCCATCATGGCGCTGGAGCAATGCCACCAGGCGTTGCACGAAGGGCGCAAGTCGATCAAGGGCGTCTATCTCTGGGGCCCGGTGGGACGTGGCAAGACCTGGCTGATGGACCGCTTTTATGAAAGCCTCAAGGTGCCGGCCCGCCGCCAGCACTTCCATCATTTCATGGCGTGGGTGCACCAGCGCTCGTTCCAGCTCACCGGCACGCCGGATCCTTTGCAAGCCCTGGCCCGGGAGTTGAGCGCAGAAGTACGGGTGCTGTGTTTCGACGAGCTGTTCGTCAACGACATTGGTGACGCGATCATCCTCGGGCGCTTGTTCCAGGTGATGTTCGAGCTGGGCATGGTGATGGTGAGCACCTCCAACCTGCCGCCGGAAGAACTCTATGCCAACGGCCACAACCGTGAGCGTTTCCTGCCGACCATCACCGCGATCAAGCAGCACATGCAGATCGTGCCGGTGAACGGCTGGCAAGACCATCGCCAGCACCCAGGCCAATTGCAGCAGCGTTATTGGCTGCGCGATCCCGGGCAGCCCGATCCGCTGGGCGATGTCTTCAGCCTGTTGACCACAGGGCAGGCGTCGAGCCGCGCGCCGATTGACGTGGGCCATCGCCTGCTTGAACCGGTCCAGGCCAGCGATACGGTGCTCTGGAGTCGTTACGCCGACCTGTGCGAGCAACCGTTCTCGGCGTTGGATTTCATGGCGCTGTGCGACCGCTTCAGCGTCATTCTGCTCAGTGATGTGCCCTGCCTGAGCGCCGAACAGCGCGAGGGGCGCATTGCCCGTGGCACCGAGGACGGCGTTGAGCGGGTCGTGGCCGGTGACCGTGAGTTGCCGCAGTTGTCGGTCCACGACGACGGCGTGCGACGGTTCATCGCCCTGGTCGATGAATGCTACGACCGCAAGGTACCGTTGTGCCTTTCGGCTGCGGTGCCGATGGATGAGTTGTACACCGAGGGCTATCTGCAATTCCCGTTTCGCCGTACGCTCAGTCGCCTCCAGGAAATGCAAATGCAACGTTTTGGTCAGCCAGCCTGA
- a CDS encoding p-hydroxycinnamoyl CoA hydratase/lyase has product MSNYEGRWKTVKVDIEEGIAWVTLNRPEKRNAMSPTLNREMIDVLETLEQDPAAGVLVLTGAGDAWTAGMDLKEYFREVDAGPEILQEKIRREASQWQWKLLRMYAKPTIAMVNGWCFGGGFSPLVACDLAICADEATFGLSEINWGIPPGNLVSKAMADTVGHRQSLYYIMTGKTFGGQKAAEMGLVNESVPLAQLREVTVELARNLLEKNPVVLRAAKHGFKRCRELTWEQNEDYLYAKLDQSRLLDTEGGREQGMKQFLDDKSIKPGLQTYKR; this is encoded by the coding sequence ATGAGCAATTACGAAGGTCGCTGGAAAACCGTCAAGGTCGATATCGAGGAGGGCATCGCCTGGGTCACCCTCAATCGCCCGGAAAAACGCAACGCCATGAGCCCGACCCTCAACCGCGAGATGATCGACGTGCTCGAGACCCTGGAGCAGGATCCGGCCGCAGGGGTGCTGGTGCTGACCGGGGCCGGTGATGCCTGGACCGCTGGCATGGACCTCAAGGAATACTTCCGCGAAGTGGATGCCGGGCCGGAAATCCTCCAGGAAAAAATCCGTCGCGAAGCCTCGCAATGGCAGTGGAAATTACTGCGCATGTACGCCAAGCCAACCATCGCCATGGTCAATGGCTGGTGTTTCGGTGGTGGTTTCAGTCCGCTGGTGGCGTGCGACCTGGCGATCTGCGCCGACGAAGCGACCTTCGGTCTCTCGGAAATCAACTGGGGCATCCCGCCGGGCAACCTCGTCAGCAAGGCCATGGCCGACACCGTGGGCCATCGCCAATCGCTGTACTACATCATGACCGGCAAGACCTTCGGTGGGCAGAAAGCCGCCGAAATGGGCCTGGTCAATGAGAGCGTGCCCTTGGCGCAGTTGCGTGAAGTCACCGTGGAACTGGCCCGCAACCTGTTGGAAAAGAACCCGGTGGTGCTGCGGGCGGCCAAGCATGGCTTCAAGCGTTGCCGCGAACTGACCTGGGAGCAGAACGAAGACTACCTGTACGCCAAGCTCGACCAGTCGCGCCTGCTCGATACCGAGGGTGGCCGCGAGCAGGGGATGAAGCAATTCCTGGACGACAAGAGCATCAAGCCGGGCCTGCAGACCTACAAGCGCTGA
- a CDS encoding DUF883 family protein, which translates to MARKGTVQANGEQIKDQAFSELTALIEESEKLLKSSASLVGEEAEDLRGQISQKLQQALDSVTSARERTRPMVDATEVYIGGHPWQTVAISAGFGLVVGLLLGRR; encoded by the coding sequence ATGGCCCGTAAAGGCACCGTGCAAGCGAACGGAGAGCAAATCAAGGATCAAGCCTTCAGCGAATTGACGGCGCTGATTGAAGAATCGGAAAAGCTGCTCAAAAGCAGTGCCTCGCTGGTGGGAGAAGAGGCCGAAGACCTGCGAGGCCAGATATCCCAGAAACTGCAACAGGCGCTCGACTCGGTCACCAGCGCCCGGGAGCGTACCCGTCCAATGGTCGATGCCACTGAGGTCTATATTGGCGGCCACCCCTGGCAGACCGTGGCGATTTCCGCGGGGTTCGGGCTGGTGGTGGGTTTGCTGCTGGGACGGCGTTAA